The following proteins are encoded in a genomic region of Hyphomicrobiales bacterium:
- the terL gene encoding phage terminase large subunit, with the protein MTKQHDLYAVSRDGLIAAELELEKRALVDDHLSFIRLMFSAVEGTPFIVSPHHRLMCQQIDRVFKGECKRLIINIPPGLGKTEIAVINFVARGYAVNQKARFIHASYSDKLVNDNSVRIKNLINHEEFQKRWPVTFKADSSAKGLWRTTAGGHFLASPSGGSITGFRAGYLNARNLGDDLSSLEDYERENMSDDATFTGAMIIDDPLKPDDAQSETTRSNINQRWPTTFSSRLAHEDVPVIVIMQRLHVDDFTHYLLESSGEEWEVLSLPAVIEGEVEPPHPNAIMIPHNLADGPLWLAKLPMDKIEKLKLEETTFHAQYMQSPIVLGGNMFKREYFGTFDPDHRPNLKRRLICADTASKTKERNDYSVFACFGVDAENRLYVLDLVRGKWEAPELATIAVQFYEKHKAMDWNTNGMLESINIEDASSGTALIQHLQRQRLPIKGIPVEIDKVTKAYGCIPTIAVSPVLLPDRAPWLTDFQNELFAFPEGKHDDQCDVLMMGVMEMLFKTHNIYDVLV; encoded by the coding sequence ATGACAAAACAGCATGACCTATACGCGGTTAGTCGCGATGGTTTGATCGCAGCTGAATTGGAGCTTGAGAAGCGGGCCCTTGTTGATGATCATTTGTCCTTCATTCGGCTGATGTTCTCGGCTGTTGAGGGAACACCGTTTATCGTCTCTCCACACCATCGCTTGATGTGTCAGCAGATAGACCGCGTTTTCAAAGGTGAATGCAAACGCTTGATCATCAACATACCGCCCGGTCTTGGAAAGACGGAGATTGCCGTTATCAACTTTGTTGCACGCGGTTATGCGGTTAATCAAAAGGCGCGGTTTATCCATGCCTCGTACTCAGACAAGCTTGTCAACGACAACTCAGTCAGAATTAAAAACCTGATCAACCATGAAGAATTTCAAAAGCGATGGCCTGTCACTTTCAAAGCAGACAGTTCTGCGAAAGGGCTATGGAGGACAACAGCGGGTGGCCATTTCCTCGCTTCTCCTTCCGGTGGTTCCATTACAGGCTTTCGTGCCGGTTATCTGAACGCTCGCAACTTGGGTGACGATTTGTCATCGCTGGAAGACTATGAGCGGGAGAACATGTCAGACGATGCGACCTTTACCGGCGCTATGATCATCGATGATCCGCTAAAGCCTGATGATGCCCAATCAGAAACAACACGTAGTAATATCAATCAGCGATGGCCTACAACCTTCTCATCAAGGCTTGCTCATGAAGACGTGCCAGTTATTGTTATCATGCAGCGCCTTCACGTTGATGATTTCACTCATTACCTTCTCGAAAGCTCTGGAGAGGAATGGGAGGTTCTTAGCCTTCCAGCGGTCATAGAAGGGGAGGTAGAGCCGCCCCATCCCAATGCTATCATGATCCCGCATAATCTGGCAGATGGCCCTCTATGGCTTGCCAAGCTTCCAATGGACAAGATCGAAAAGCTCAAACTCGAAGAAACCACCTTCCACGCTCAATACATGCAGTCTCCTATCGTTCTAGGGGGTAACATGTTCAAGCGGGAGTATTTTGGCACATTCGACCCAGACCATCGCCCAAACCTCAAGAGGCGGCTTATATGCGCTGATACAGCTTCTAAGACGAAAGAGCGCAATGATTACTCTGTCTTTGCGTGCTTTGGCGTGGATGCAGAAAACAGGCTCTATGTGCTCGATCTCGTTCGAGGTAAATGGGAAGCTCCAGAACTCGCAACCATCGCTGTTCAGTTCTATGAGAAGCACAAAGCGATGGATTGGAACACAAACGGCATGTTGGAAAGCATCAACATTGAAGATGCATCATCTGGCACAGCACTTATTCAGCACCTGCAACGCCAAAGGTTGCCAATCAAAGGTATTCCAGTCGAAATCGATAAAGTCACCAAGGCGTATGGCTGCATACCGACCATCGCGGTCAGTCCGGTTCTGTTGCCTGATAGAGCCCCTTGGCTAACGGATTTCCAAAACGAGCTCTTCGCCTTCCCAGAAGGCAAGCACGATGATCAGTGTGATGTGCTCATGATGGGCGTGATGGAGATGCTGTTCAAAACGCACAATATTTATGATGTGTTGGTTTAG
- a CDS encoding helix-turn-helix domain-containing protein produces MNKLKNFLCFQDYKFQWWNLLVCMPSEQLKGNSKIVGIHITLKYVNGKTNQCWPSIGTIATNLGFSKRTIMRAFAELQNCGLFTVLKQAGPYKTNIYEVSYESLQVAKKLKVEQRKGDKLVTSDAALPIDGVTTETERGANIVNDDGQGCHPNLLNQPNSKKLSQKFGIEILTNAGVVTIPKNSDQGKAWIVYFEGLGIEPPDWMVLGVDKFRVPRRYPENLSPEIEQYFRNLVDK; encoded by the coding sequence ATGAATAAGCTCAAAAATTTCTTATGTTTTCAAGACTATAAATTTCAGTGGTGGAACTTGCTAGTATGCATGCCATCGGAACAACTTAAGGGTAATTCTAAGATAGTAGGTATACATATTACCCTTAAATATGTGAATGGCAAAACGAACCAATGTTGGCCTTCAATCGGTACGATAGCAACCAACCTTGGGTTTTCTAAACGTACGATTATGCGTGCATTTGCTGAGTTGCAAAATTGTGGTCTTTTCACTGTTCTAAAGCAAGCTGGCCCTTACAAGACTAACATTTATGAAGTTAGTTATGAGAGCCTTCAAGTAGCGAAAAAACTGAAAGTTGAACAGAGAAAGGGTGACAAACTAGTCACCAGTGACGCTGCCTTACCAATCGATGGGGTGACAACTGAGACCGAAAGGGGTGCCAATATAGTCAATGATGATGGACAGGGTTGTCACCCAAACCTACTTAATCAACCTAATTCAAAAAAACTATCGCAAAAGTTTGGAATTGAAATTCTGACAAATGCTGGGGTTGTGACAATACCTAAAAATAGTGATCAAGGAAAAGCTTGGATTGTCTATTTTGAAGGTCTTGGCATTGAGCCACCCGATTGGATGGTTCTGGGAGTTGATAAATTCAGAGTGCCTAGGCGCTACCCAGAAAATTTATCACCTGAGATAGAACAGTATTTTCGTAACTTGGTTGATAAGTGA
- a CDS encoding integrase arm-type DNA-binding domain-containing protein, which yields MAKVTNKLTVKSVEAAKSRGRLSDGGGLYLNVTYNGRKAWVFRWKPKGGKVREMGLGPYPAISLAKARDEAAGFRRMIAEGIDPKADRDKEIEPTFKECVERFLSDMESQWSNEKHKYQWRQTLGYSYCAKIENKRVSEIAMDDVLMVLKPVWVEKPETASRLRGRIERVLNFAKVKGWRDGENPAGWRGNLQNVLPKPKKLTQGHLPAMPYGDVPAFILRLHEHEAMAAKALEFAILTCSRSGEVLGARWSEINLNDQMWIIPANRMKARKEHVVPLTNSAIGILMQLCDVGSSEFVFFGQKDGKPLSNMALSMLLRRMKIENATPHGFRSSFRDWAGDETNFSREVAEGCLAHIIGNSVEQAYRRSTAMKKRRALLEAWAAYCAGMENSNVVSFHG from the coding sequence ATGGCAAAAGTCACTAACAAGCTCACAGTGAAATCAGTAGAAGCGGCAAAGTCCCGCGGGCGCTTATCTGATGGGGGAGGGCTTTATCTCAATGTTACATACAACGGTCGAAAGGCATGGGTGTTTCGATGGAAACCCAAGGGCGGGAAGGTCCGAGAAATGGGGCTTGGGCCTTATCCGGCGATCTCTCTAGCTAAGGCGCGGGATGAAGCTGCGGGCTTTCGAAGAATGATCGCCGAGGGCATCGATCCAAAAGCAGACCGAGATAAAGAGATCGAGCCTACCTTCAAGGAATGCGTTGAGCGGTTCCTAAGTGATATGGAAAGTCAGTGGTCAAACGAGAAGCACAAATACCAGTGGCGTCAAACTCTCGGATATTCTTATTGTGCAAAGATCGAAAATAAGCGCGTTTCAGAGATCGCGATGGATGACGTACTTATGGTTCTCAAGCCTGTATGGGTTGAGAAGCCTGAAACAGCGTCTCGTTTGCGTGGTCGCATTGAGCGGGTTTTGAACTTTGCGAAGGTTAAAGGTTGGCGTGATGGCGAAAATCCAGCTGGGTGGCGAGGTAACTTGCAAAATGTCTTGCCCAAGCCAAAAAAACTTACTCAAGGCCATTTACCCGCAATGCCATATGGAGATGTTCCTGCGTTTATTTTGCGGCTACATGAACATGAGGCAATGGCGGCGAAGGCGTTAGAATTTGCTATTCTTACATGCTCCCGATCCGGCGAGGTTTTAGGTGCAAGATGGAGTGAAATTAACCTGAATGATCAGATGTGGATTATTCCTGCGAATAGAATGAAGGCGCGAAAAGAGCATGTGGTTCCGTTAACGAATTCTGCGATTGGGATCCTAATGCAACTTTGTGATGTCGGCTCATCTGAATTTGTATTCTTTGGGCAGAAAGACGGCAAACCACTGTCAAATATGGCGTTGTCTATGCTCTTGCGCCGGATGAAAATAGAAAATGCTACGCCGCACGGGTTTCGCTCTTCGTTTCGCGATTGGGCTGGAGACGAAACAAACTTTTCACGAGAAGTTGCCGAGGGTTGCTTGGCTCACATAATTGGTAATTCTGTTGAACAAGCCTATAGGCGCTCCACTGCAATGAAAAAACGACGGGCGTTACTTGAAGCGTGGGCGGCTTATTGTGCAGGTATGGAAAACAGCAACGTGGTGTCGTTTCATGGATAG